Below is a window of Synechococcus sp. RSCCF101 DNA.
GGCATCCATCAGGACGGCGTGCTCAAGAACCGCCTCACCTACGAGATCGTGGATGCCCGCACCATCGGTCTGGCCGACAACCGCCTCTCCCTCGGCAAGCTCAGCGGCCGCAGCGCCTTCCGGGCCCGGCTGGAGGAGCTGGGCTATTCGCTCGAACGCCAGGATCTCGATGAGGCCTTCGCCCGCTTCAAGGATCTGGCCGACCGCAAGCGGGAGATCAGCGACCGCGACCTGGAGGCGATCGTGAGTGAGCAGGTGCAGCAGCCCGAGGCCCACTACACCCTCACCCATGTGCAGGTGAGCTGCGGCACCACCCTGCTGCCCACGGCCACCGTGACCCTGCGCACCCGCGATGGCGCCGATCTGAGTGAGGCCTCCATGGGCACCGGCCCGGTCGATGCCGTCTGCCAGGCGCTCAACCGGCTGGCTCGTGTGCCCAATGACCTGGTGGAATTCAGCATCAAGTCCGTCACCGAGGGCATCGATGCCATGGGTGAGGTGACGATCCGGCTGCGCCATCGCAACCAGCTCTATTCCGGCCATGCCGCCGACACCGACATCGTGGTGGCCGCGGCCCAGGCGTTCGTGAATGCCCTGAACCGTCTGATGAGCGGCAGTGAGCGGGCCCCGCTCCATCCCCAGAAGGCGGCCCTCGCCAGTGGCGACCCCCTGCCGGTGGGAGAGCGCCCCGCCCTGTGAAGGCCATGGCCCGAATGCGCCGCCATCTGCCGGCGGCGCTGCAGCTGGCGTTTCTGCTGGCGCTGGCACTGGCGGTGCTGGTGCCCCTGCTCTGGCTGGTGAGCACCTCGCTGAAGGGGCCCGATGAAAACATCTTCACCTCACCGCCGGCGCTGCTGCCGGCCCAGCCGAGCCTGGCGGCCTACGGCCGTCTGTTCCGCGACAATCCCCTCACCACCTACCTGGTGAACAGCACGGTGGTGAGCGCCCTGGCGGTGCTGGCCAACCTGCTGTTCTGCTCCCTGGCGGCCTATCCCCTGGCGCGGATGCGCTTTGCCGGGCGGGGTCTGGTGCTGGCCCTGGTGGTGGCCACCATCCTGATTCCGTTCCAGGTGGTGATGATTCCGCTTTACCTGCTGATGGTGCAGCTGGGTCTGCGCAACACGCTGCTGGCCCTGATCATTCCCCAGGCGGCCACCGCCTTCGGGCTCTATCTGATGCGCCAGAGCTTTCTCGGGGTGCCGGTGGAGCTGGAGGAAGCGGCCCGCATCGATGGCTGCAGCAAGCTGGGCGAGTGGTGGAACGTGATGATCCCGGCTGCCCGCGCCGATCTGATCACCCTGGCGATGTTCGTGTTCATCGGCACCTGGAGTGATTTTCTCTGGCCGCTGGTGATCCTCGACGACCCGGCCCTCTACACCCTGCCGCTGGGGCTGCAGCAGCTCGCCAGCAGCTTCTCGCTCGACTGGCGTGTGGTGGCGGCCGGCTCGGTGATCTCGATCCTGCCGGTGCTGCTGCTGTTCCTGCTGCTTCAGCGCTACATCCTGCCCAGTGCCACCTCCGATGCGGTGAAGGGCTGAGGCTGCTGCAGGGGGCCCAGGCGAACCGTGGGTCGCGCTCAGCGCCAGAGGCCCTCGTCCCAGTCCGGGCTCTTCTCGCTCTCGCTCGGCTCCTCACCCTGCAGATCCCCTGTGCTCGGCAGCGGTGGCGGCGGCAGGCGCGTGGGTTGCCGGCTCAGCCGGTTTTCGAGGGCATCCAGCCGATCCTCCAGCCGCGTGATCTGCCAGGAGCTGGCGCCCCCGCTGTCGCTCCGCTCGAGCTCATTGAGGCGGCGGCTGAGGCGCCGCAGCTGGCTGGACATCAGATCGGAGTCTTCACCCTCGCTGCTCTCGTCCTGCTGCAGCTGCTGCCTCATCTGGCCGAGTTCGCTCTGCTGGCGGCGCATCTGAACCACCACCACCCCCAGCAGCACGGCCAGAGCCGAGCTGAGCATCAGGGAGAGCAGGGCGACCCAGCGTTCGGGCCGCCGGGCCGGGCGCGGACTGGTGGGAGGGGTCATGACGCGATGAGGTGTCCCGCTGGGGCTCAGTTGCAGCCCTGCACGGAGATGCGATAGCTGAAGCCGGTGGCTTCCGGGTCCTTGCCGGCGCCCACCTTGAAGTTCACCTGACTCACCTGCTTGCCCGGCACGGCGGGAAAGGGGCCGAACATCTTGCCGGTGCCCATCGGCGGGGTCATGCTCTGGTTCACCACCTGCAGATTGCTGTTGTCGGTGAATTTGAGATAGGCCTCGATCGGATAGGTGCCCTTGCCGGTGGAATCGGCGGTGAAGAAGAGCTTGTAGCGCCGGTAGGGGCGATCCACCGCGAAGTCGGTGTTCCAGTTGGTGCGGCCGATCAGAGCCTTCGGCCGTTCCACCCGCTTCTTCACGATCTTGCTGCCGTCACCGCCGATGGGGGTGAGGAAGGTGCAGGTCTCGGCGCGGACCGCGGCGGCGCTCAGGGGCATGGCAGCGGAGAGGGCCAGGAGGCAGGCGAGAGCGGTGCGTGGCATGGGAGGTGGAGAAGGCCGTGGCGAACGGAACGGGTGGGGGCGGGCGGCGGAGGGGTGCGACGGGTCAGGCATCACCGAAGGCCACCAGGCAGGCGGCATTGAGCCATCCGTTGCGGCAGTCGGCGGTCATGTCGTCGGTCACGCCATCGTCGCTCACGGCGAAACTCACCACCGAGTCGCTGCTGGGATCCACGGAGCTGCAACAGAGCTCGTCGTCGGTGTTGGGAACCACCACACAGGTGGTGCTGCTCTCCCGGGAGCTGGCGCCTCCACCGCCGCTGCCGTCGCGTTCGAGCTCGTTGAGACGGCGGCTGAGGCGCTGCAGCTGGCTGGACATCACATCGGAGTCCTCACGCTCCGTGCTCTCGTCCTGCTGCAGCTGCTGCCGCATCTGGCCGAGCTGAGCATGAGGGAGAGCAGGGCGCGACCCAGCGTTCGGGCCCGCCGGGCCAGGCGCGGACTGGAGGGGGGCATGACGCGATGAGGTGTCCGGCTGGGGCTCAGTTGCAGCCCTGCACGGAGATGCGGTAGCTGAATCCGCTGGCACCGGGATCCTTGGCCGTGCCCACCTTGAAGTTCACCTGGCTGACCTGCTTGCCCGGCACCGCGGGGAAGGGGCCAAACATCTTGCCGGTGCCCATCGGCGGGGTCATGCTCTGATTCACCACCTGCAGATTGCTGTTGTCGGTGAACTTGAGATAAGCCTCGATCGGATAAGTGCCGGTGTCCGTCGAATCGGCGGTGAAGAAGAGCTTGTAGCGGCGGTAGGGGCGATCCACGGCGAAATCGGTGTTCCAGTTCGTGCGGCCCAACGCATTGCCCAGTGGCGAAATCTTGGGCCGCTCGACCCGTTTCTTCACGATCTTGCTGCCGTCTCCGCCGATGGGGGTGAGGAAGGTGCAGGTTTCGGCGCGGACCGCGTCGGCACTCAGGGGCAGGGCGGCGGCCAGGGTCAGGAGCGAGGCGAGAGCGGTGCGTGGCATGAGGGTCTGCAGAAGGCCGTGACGACCGGAACGGATGGGAGCGGCGGAGGGGTGCGACGGATCAGGCGTCCCCGAAGGCCACCTGGCAGGCGGCGTTGAGCAGCTCGGCTTCACTGGGGCTCACGGGCGGGGCGCCATTGAGCCATCCGTTGCGACAGTCGGCGGTCATGTCGTAAGTGATGCCATCGTCGCTCACGGCGAAGCTCACCACCGAGTCGCTGCTGGGCTGCACGGAACCGTAGTAAAGCTCGTAGTCGGTGTTGGGAACCACCACATAGGTGGTGCTGCTCTCCACCGCCTCATCCACGGCGTTGTTGATGATCGAGGCGGTGGCCAGGGTGCCGATGCCCCAGGCGGCGGCGCTGGCGCCCCACCAGCCCCAGGAGGGGGTGCGCCAGCCGCCGTACCAGCCGGTGTTCCAGGGGCGCGCGGCACCCCAGCCCACCCGTGCCCAGCCGGGACGCACATTGACGTTGTCGATGTTGACGGTCCGGTCCCAGTTGCGGCGATTGCCATCCCAGTCGCCACGACGATTGATGTCGCGATTGATGTCGCGGTTGACGTTCCGGTTGATGTCGCGAGACACGTCCCGGTTCACCGAGCGGTTGCCGCTGCGATT
It encodes the following:
- a CDS encoding carbohydrate ABC transporter permease, which encodes MARMRRHLPAALQLAFLLALALAVLVPLLWLVSTSLKGPDENIFTSPPALLPAQPSLAAYGRLFRDNPLTTYLVNSTVVSALAVLANLLFCSLAAYPLARMRFAGRGLVLALVVATILIPFQVVMIPLYLLMVQLGLRNTLLALIIPQAATAFGLYLMRQSFLGVPVELEEAARIDGCSKLGEWWNVMIPAARADLITLAMFVFIGTWSDFLWPLVILDDPALYTLPLGLQQLASSFSLDWRVVAAGSVISILPVLLLFLLLQRYILPSATSDAVKG